From a region of the Syngnathus scovelli strain Florida chromosome 19, RoL_Ssco_1.2, whole genome shotgun sequence genome:
- the sdc2 gene encoding syndecan-2, with the protein MRNVCFIVTLGLAVYLSGERIAQAAKTSSQADDLYLDDAGSGGYYPEDDDDFNSGSGSGAGEEVIEETVTVSMVYIAPKAEEPTKDSTKDFTPKVETATVRETARDNTPKKPLRTEAPPVAVTEDMKRNQMTSTTGAPGSAQEPIEVRTENLFQRTEVLAAVIAGGVIGFLFAIFLILLLVYRMRKKDEGSYDLGERKPSGAAYQKAPTKEFYA; encoded by the exons atagcACAGGCAGCCAAGACCTCCTCCCAGGCTGATGACTTATACCTGGATGACGCAGGCTCAGGAGGTTACTAccctgaagatgatgatgattttaACTCGGGGTCAGGCTCAG GTGCAGGTGAAGAAGTGATTGAAGAAACGGTGACTGTTAGTATGGTGTATATTGCACCCAAAGCAGAAGAACCTACCAAGGACTCCACCAAAGATTTCACCCCCAAGGTGGAGACAGCCACAGTTCGAGAAACCGCCAGGGACAACACACCCAAGAAGCCGTTAAGAACAGAG GCACCACCAGTGGCTGTTACGGAGGACATGAAGAGGAACCAGATGACCAGCACAACCGGTGCCCCAGGCTCGGCTCAGGAGCCCATCGAGGTCCGCACGGAGAACCTCTTCCAAAGGACGGAGGTGTTGGCAG CTGTTATCGCCGGAGGGGTGATTGGATTCCTGTTTGCCATTTTCCTCATCCTACTCCTGGTTTACCGCATGAGGAAGAAGGATGAAGGCAGCTACGACCTGGGCGAGAGGAAACCTTCCGGTGCAGCCTATCAGAAAGCCCCAACTAAGGAGTTTTATGCATAA